In the Saccharococcus thermophilus genome, GCCTGTTGTTGTTACAGCTTAAAAGAAAATTTAATCACTCCGGCCTTTATCATCGTTTCCGCGTCCGCTTTAGACGATAATTCACTTGCAAATGCTGAACGGCCGGCTCCAAGATTAAGGCCGTCGCTAACGCCAAGACAAGCGGCACGCTATATGGCAGCAAAAATAACACTATAGCAAGAATAAAAGCAATGATAATAAACTTTTTCACTATCTTACCCCATTCAATTGGATTTTACTGCGCAGTCCCTATCATATGTTTTCGCTAAACGCTATTAGGAGCCTCTTTACGCTTCCCCTCGTTCCGAGGGCGTTCTTTTTATTATAGCACAATGCCCTGTGATGCTGACTGGCAAAAACTCGATCAATCTTGAATCACCCCTAAAATAAATGCTTCTTATTTCCCTTTCCGGATCATTACGTCCGTCTGCGCCGATATACTTGTATGCCGATATAAACGATGGTAGCGGCAACCGCGGCAAAGATAATCGGCCGCAAATACGGGTGGGCCATTTCATTAATTTTTTGCCAGTGGCTTCCTAACCGTTCTCCTAAAAAAATAAAGAAAATCGACCACGGAATAATCGCGCACGTTGTATAGAAAGTGAATTTTTTCCACGACATTTTCGCAATGCCTGCCGGGATCGAAATAGCATGGCGAACAACCGGAATGAACCTTGCAGTAAATATGACGCCTGGACCGTATTTTTCAAACCATTGTTCTGCTACATTAAGATGTTTCTTTTTAATCAACAAATATTTTCCGTATTTGTCAAGAAACGGTCTGCCGCCATAATGTCCAATCCAATAAAGAAACAGCTGGGCGATCGTTCCGCCGATCGTTCCCGCTATCACCGCCCCAACAAAGGATATTTCTCCACGCGATACTAAATATCCGGCATACGCAAGTACAATTTCGCTTGGAATAATTTCAATCATTAATGCTAAGGCAACTCCAAAATATCCTAAATTAACCAAGAAGGTAAAAATCGTCTGTACCAAATCGTGCATGGCTCTCCTCCTATGTATATATATTTGCCAAGCTATTCATTACAACCTTATTCCGCAAAAAATTATACTATACTGTTCGAAAGAAAAAAAATAAATTATCCATGTTATTTTACTAAAAAATCCATGAATAGTATTCGCATGCACAGTCCGCTAAGCTTTTGGATAGTAGACATCGGCAGAAAAGCGGCTCAAGATCTGATGTTTTTATTGGTCATCCACACGCCTGAATTTATCTAATAGAAAAGCTGCCCGTTTGGATCGGACAGCTTTTTTCCATTATGCACTTTGTTGCAGTTCAGAAATATATTGTTTTCCTTTTTCTTCGTTATATTGTCCTTCCCATTTGGACATAATGACCGCCGCCAGCGAGTTGCCAACGACGTTGACAACCGTGCGGGCCATATCCAAAATGCGGTCGATTCCGGCGATAAACGCCAATCCTTCTACCGGGATGCCAACCGTTCCTAACGTTGCGAGCAACACGACAAACGAGACGCCCGGCACACCAGCGATTCCTTTCGATGTTACCATTAACACAAGCAAAAGCGAAATTTGTTGCGAAATCGGCATATGAATGCCGTACATCTGCGCGATAAAAATGGCAGCCAGTGCCTGATATAGAGTAGAACCGTCTAGGTTAAACGAATAGCCTGTCGGAATGACAAATGATGTAATTGCTTTCGGACACCCGAACTTCTCCATTTTCTCCATGATTTTTGGAAGAACGGTTTCGGAACTTGCCGTACTGTACGCCAAAATCAATTCATCTTTCAAAATCTTTATAATATTAAAAATATTTATACCGGCCAGTTTAGCAACTCCGCCAAGTACTACAAGAATAAAGAAGATCATCGTACCGTAAACAACTATAACAAGCTTGCTGAGCGGAATAAGCGACTCTACCCCAAATTTCGAAACCGTTACACCGATCAGCGCAAACACGCCAAACGGCGCAAACTTCATAATTTGGTTTGTCACATAAAACATCGCTTCCGCGGTGCCTTGGAAAAATTGCAATACCGGTTTTCCCTTCTCGCCAATTGCCGCTACCCCTAAACCGAACATAACCGAGAAGAAAATAATCGGCAACATATCTCCCGTTGAGAGAGATTCAAAAATATTTTTTGGGACAATGTTGACGACCGTTTCAATCATCGAGTGGTGCTTCACTTCGTTGGTTGTGTCAATATAGCTTTGAATATCTGTTTTCTCCAACGATTTCATGTTCACGCCGGCTCCCGGCTGGAAAATATTCGCCGCCAATAAACCGACGACAATGGCGATCGTCGTGATAATTTCGAAATAAATAATTGTTTTTCCGCCTAGTTTTCCAAGTTTCTTCAAATCCCCTACATTGGCGACTCCAACAACAAGGCTAGAAATAACAATTGGAATAACAATCATTTTTATTAAACGGAGAAAAATATCTCCAATTGGCTGCAAATAAGTGGTAACCTTCGGATCCCCATAAAAAATTGCTCCCACGACAACCCCAAGAATGAGACCGATGAAAATTTGCCAAGCTAATCCGATCTTTCTCATTCATTCGCCCCCTTTTCATGACATTTTTAGACAAAAAGTGACAAAGTTATTTTACTATATATATTTTCGTTATGTCAAGAATATTCATATAATATTGTCATTTAATTCCATTTTTTTTATGTCCAAACACGTACAACCCCGCTTCAGCATATACATGAGTAATAGGCGATTGCCTAAAACCATAAAGGGTGGGGGTAACAAAATGTCCGGTATTTTATCCGCGTTCACATTCCTCATTAAAGAATTAGCGTTTTTAGTATCATATATTAAGAACAACGCATTTCCCCAACCGTTAAGCGCTAAAGAAGAAGAAAAATACTTAGAACTGATGGCGAAAGGAGATGAACAAGCCCGCAATATTTTAATTGAGCATAATTTACGCCTTGTTGCCCATATTGTAAAAAAGTTTGAAAATACGGGCGAGGATGTAGAGGATTTGATTTCCATCGGCACCATCGGCCTGATTAAGGCAATCGAAAGCTATTCCCCTGGCAAAGGGACAAAATTAGCGACATATGCCGCGCGCTGCATTGAAAACGAAATTTTAATGCATTTGCGCTCATTAAAAAAAACGCGAAAGGACGTCTCTTTGCACGAGCCGATCGGGCAGGATAAAGAAGGAAACGAAATTAGCTTAATCGATATTTTAAAATCAGAAGGAAACGATATTGTGGATGAAATTCACCTAAACATGGAACTTGAACAAATAAAAAAATACATCGATGTGTTAGATGAGAGGGAAAAGGAAGTAATTATTAGCCGCTTCGGCCTCGACATGCAGCAAGAAAAAACACAGCGTGAAATCGCGAAAGAGCTCGGCATTTCCAGAAGCTATGTATCGCGGATTGAAAAGCGCGCATTAATGAAAATGTTTCATGAGTTTTATCGCCATGAAAAAGAAAAGCGGAGATAGCCTCATACCTTTGCAAAATAAAAGGAGCAATTTTAGGTAATTGCTCCTTTCCGACTTTGTCGACAAACTGAGTTGTCCGGAAAACTTCGGACAACTTTATATTTATAAATTAAATTTCCTTACCGCTTGTTCAAGTTTTTCCGATATTTTCCCTAACAATTCCGTCGAAGCGGCGATTCCTTCCATTGCTTTCATTTGTTTTTCCACAGATTCCGCGACTTTCATGGCGTTTGATGCAGCCTCTTTAGTTAAGAAGGCCGATTGCTCAACGGAAGCAGAAATTTGTTCAGATCCAGCAGCCATTTCCTCCGTAATCGCAGAAACCTCTTGAATCTCATTATTGGATTGGTGAACCGCCTGAAAAATAGATCGGAACACTTCTTCTACTTTATGGACAGCTTTTGTCCCTTTTTCAACTTCTTGGGTCCCCGACTCCATTTCGCGAACCACATTTTTCGTCATGACTTGGAACTGTTGAATCAATTCAGCAATTTTTTGTGCCGAATGCTTTGCCTGCTCAGCAAGCTTTCTCACTTCGTTGGCAACGACGGCAAATCCTTTTCCATGCTCTCCAGCTCGTGCCGCTTCAATGTTTGCATTTAACGCAAGCAAGTTGGTTCGTTCAGAAATCTCCGTAATGGTCGTAAGAATTTGTTCAACCTCTTCAATCCGGTTGCCTAACTCCGTGATTTTAATGGATGTTTCCATAACAGCCTGTCGCATGTCATCGATTTGCTTTATTGCTTTCTCAATTTCTTCGTTTCCTCTTTCCACTTGTTTCATCACATCATTTGATGATTCCGCAATAAGAGACGATGACTCGGCAATTTTTTGAACGCCAATAGCCATTTCCTCAATCGCATTAGCTGTTTCATTCATGCTTGTCTCCTGTTGCTGTGCGCTCGAAGACACCGTCCTAATCGCCATTGTAATTTGCTCACTGGAATGTTTGGCACTCTCAATATTTTGACTTAATGCTTTAAAGGTTTCCAGCATTTCGTATGCACTTTTCGTAATATCTGTCACCATCTCGCGCATTCCCGTCATCATTTGCTTAAACGATTGAGATAGGCTAGCAATCTCATCTTTCCCCTTTATTCGTATTTTCCCTAATAGATTTTGCGCTTCGTTTAACTCCCCTGTAGCGATTTTTTCAGCCACTTCGTTTAATGTCTCTAGAGATTTTAATCGTTTGCGAATGTAGAAAAAGGAAATACAGCTAATGATTCCGATACCCATCACAAATAACAATATAAAATTCATCAATTGTTCTTTTATTACTTTTTGTTGAATAGAACCAACCTTTTTCGCGTCAATATCCACTCCAAGAATCCCGATTACTTTTCCGTTATTCTTGATCGGAGCAAAAGCAGAGAGATAATCTCCATATTCGGAATCATGTAGAATTTTCGTGCTGTTTGTACCTCCTTTTAACACCGGAAACACGTCATCATAAGTCGTGGTGCTAGTCGGTTGCCCAAGTTCAGACGCGGCATCCGATCCTTTCGGTTGTCCGTCAATTAAAATTTTTGGGTGCTTTTCTTTTTCGTCAACTTCTACCGTATAAACATAAAGCGCTCCCGTTTTCTCTCTGAAATCATTTAATTCATTTCGCAAAGCCCAATATGTATCGTTTTCTGACTTTTCCTTTAAGAATTTTTGATACTCCGCAACATCTATTTGTTTCGCAATATTTTTCGCAGTTTCAATGCTGTATGAGGAAATGGTATTTTCTACAGAAAGTCTCATCATTTCCAAAAATAGAACAACGCTAAAAGTTAATAAAATAATCATTAAACTAACAATTAACAAAGAGATTTTCATACTTAAACTTTGAAATTTTGTTTTCATATAAATCCTCCCTTGTGATATAAAGGTATAAACACTCATATACGATATCAAAAGAAAATTTTATATTTTCTTACAAAAACTTTATATTATATAGATGGTGTTGCAAAACTAAAGTAAAAACTGTATATAACTCCCAAGGTGGTGGATTTTTTATGTACATTTGTTCATTCGTTATGTGTTTTGCAACACTTTCGATGATGTATAAAATTTTGTGTAAAGCATTTTACTAGATCAAAATAAAAAAGGTAGGGTATTCTCTGATTGAACCCAAACATTCCAGAGAAAGGAGAACCCTACCTATGTCTAAAAGTATACCGAATGTCGACTGGGCAAATCAACTGGAAAGTGTCATTCGTCAGTTTGTAAAGGAAAAATTAGAACTGATCATGCGGGAAGAAATCAAGAATTTCCTCGAAATAGAACAGGCCGGAACATCAAATATGAGAAACGGCTACTATCAACGAAATCTAGATACGCAATATGGCCGGATTGAAGGTCTTTTGGTCCCTAGAGACCGAAACGGAGAATTTCAAACACAGTTGTTTGCCCCTTACCAACGGCACACCGGCTGGCTGGAGGAAGCAATCATTAGGATGTACCAAAGTGGCATGAGTACACGGGAAATTGGCAAGTTTATCGAACGAATTCTAGGAAGCACCTATTCTCCTGCGACGATCAGCCGTATTACCGATGTCGTGAAGGAAGACATCGAGAAATGGCACACTCGTCCACTGCACAAGCGTTATTCCGTCTTATATTTGGATGGTTTATACGTAAAACTTCGTCGCGAAACCGTGGAGAAAGAAGTCATTTATGTGGTGTTAGGGGTGAACGAAGAAGGATATCGCGAAATTCTTGATTTCTTTGTGGGAGGACAAGAAAGCGCCTATGTATGGCAGGAAATTCTTCAACACCTCTACCAAAGAGGCGCCAAGGAAGTGCTTCTGGGCATATTCGATGGACTACCAGGGTTGGAGGAAGCCTTTAAGGCGGTTTATCCGAAAGCCGATGTGCAGCGTTGTGTCGTTCACAAAGTCCGTAACACGCTCCATCGTGTTCGGAAAAAAGACCAATTTGAAGTGGCCGAGGATCTCAGGCTGATTTATCGCGCGCCGAATAAGGAGATGGCGTTACAGATGTTTCAACAGTTTGAGTCGAAATGGTCAAGCAAGTATCCGAGAGAAGTTCAATCTTGGGCCAATGAGTTGGATGTCCTCCTTACATTTATGGATTATCCAAGCAGTATTCGAAGTGTGATTTACACGACGAATGCCATTGAACGAACGATCAAGGAGATTCGGAAACGTCTAAAGCCGATGAACAGTTTGAATAGTTTAGAAGCCGCTGAAAAAATCGTATATTTGACCATTCAAGATTTTAATGAGAAATGGGCAGGGCGAAAGTTGCGAGGATTTGCCGAAGCACAGGAAGCCCTCGAGCGAATGTTTGAAGAACGTTATCATTAACCAAATACTGTAAATAAACAAAATAGGGGGATTCTCCCTTTCCACACAGGAGACTGAATATTCAGTCTCCTGTGTGGAGGAAACTAGTTCCCTATTCATTCCAAATCCATTTCAGAGAAACCCTACCCCCATTATATTACACAAAATTCTTGACGGTACCACACTTTCAAGTATATAACAATTTTTATAAAAGAAAATACCAAAATCACCTTAATATTCCTCAATGGAATATAAATACCTTCTTATTACTTAAATCTTGATGATGTATAAAATTTTGAAGTATTGAACTAGGACAAATAAAAAAGTAGGGTATTCTCTAGACCAAAAATCTTAGAGAAAAGAGAACCCTACCTATGTCTAACCGAGACCGGGCTAATCAACTGGAAAACGCGATTCTAAATATTTTCCATGGGAGCTTAAAAACATTGTTTTGAAACTCCCCATTTCTTTTTCTTAACTTTAAGAAGAGAATGAGCGAAATAATAAAGTTTAACACGCAACTAATTATAAAAAGAGAAGTGAAATATTTGCCTCCTACTGTCGGAGAATTAGAAACCATTGTCTCCAATAAAAGAAACATAATACCTAGGCAAAAATGAAAAACCATTAGCTTTTTTGTATTGTATTTTAAAAGTAAATAGCCACTTAAAATGAAAATATAAATAAGGCTAAACATCATCAACATAGGAAATATTGGTTTAAATTTTGCCGCATATATAAAGTGGTCCAATTGTGAGATATCGGAACTTTCCGTTACTTCACCATTGAACATTTTTGAGAAAAATGCGGAATATTTCCATTCCCATGGTATATCTCTTAATTCACTTCCTTCATACCATGAAGCAAATGTAGAGAAAGCTAAAAGCATAAACGCTAATACATATTGAAATATAAATAACATTCTGTTCATCCCATTTTTACCTCTTTTTTCCTGTTTTTTTTAATTTTATCACATAGGTCTTATTCAATAAACCTGCTCTGTTTGCCGAACAAGAAAATGAACATCATTCTTTAACAGTATCCATTATTCCTTGTTCGCGTTCCTTAAATAGTAAATATAGTCTGTAGATATTCCCTGATAACCCAATTGTCTGATCATAGCTGAAATATTACCACGATGATAAGTTCCATGGTTAACTATATGGTAAATAATTTCACGGATACTGTTACTAAAACGTTGCCCTTTCGTGTTACTATAAACGACCGTTCGTTCCAAATCATCTTCAAGATTGAGAAATTCTAAAATCTCCTTATGCAAATGGGTAAATGCATCATTAATTTCTTGTATTGTCTTAAATTGCTTCGATTCGATGGAATTCACACTTTTTCCTTTTATCCTTAAAAACCATAA is a window encoding:
- a CDS encoding cation:dicarboxylate symporter family transporter, translated to MRKIGLAWQIFIGLILGVVVGAIFYGDPKVTTYLQPIGDIFLRLIKMIVIPIVISSLVVGVANVGDLKKLGKLGGKTIIYFEIITTIAIVVGLLAANIFQPGAGVNMKSLEKTDIQSYIDTTNEVKHHSMIETVVNIVPKNIFESLSTGDMLPIIFFSVMFGLGVAAIGEKGKPVLQFFQGTAEAMFYVTNQIMKFAPFGVFALIGVTVSKFGVESLIPLSKLVIVVYGTMIFFILVVLGGVAKLAGINIFNIIKILKDELILAYSTASSETVLPKIMEKMEKFGCPKAITSFVIPTGYSFNLDGSTLYQALAAIFIAQMYGIHMPISQQISLLLVLMVTSKGIAGVPGVSFVVLLATLGTVGIPVEGLAFIAGIDRILDMARTVVNVVGNSLAAVIMSKWEGQYNEEKGKQYISELQQSA
- a CDS encoding DedA family protein; its protein translation is MHDLVQTIFTFLVNLGYFGVALALMIEIIPSEIVLAYAGYLVSRGEISFVGAVIAGTIGGTIAQLFLYWIGHYGGRPFLDKYGKYLLIKKKHLNVAEQWFEKYGPGVIFTARFIPVVRHAISIPAGIAKMSWKKFTFYTTCAIIPWSIFFIFLGERLGSHWQKINEMAHPYLRPIIFAAVAATIVYIGIQVYRRRRT
- a CDS encoding IS256 family transposase, with the translated sequence MSKSIPNVDWANQLESVIRQFVKEKLELIMREEIKNFLEIEQAGTSNMRNGYYQRNLDTQYGRIEGLLVPRDRNGEFQTQLFAPYQRHTGWLEEAIIRMYQSGMSTREIGKFIERILGSTYSPATISRITDVVKEDIEKWHTRPLHKRYSVLYLDGLYVKLRRETVEKEVIYVVLGVNEEGYREILDFFVGGQESAYVWQEILQHLYQRGAKEVLLGIFDGLPGLEEAFKAVYPKADVQRCVVHKVRNTLHRVRKKDQFEVAEDLRLIYRAPNKEMALQMFQQFESKWSSKYPREVQSWANELDVLLTFMDYPSSIRSVIYTTNAIERTIKEIRKRLKPMNSLNSLEAAEKIVYLTIQDFNEKWAGRKLRGFAEAQEALERMFEERYH
- a CDS encoding methyl-accepting chemotaxis protein; protein product: MKTKFQSLSMKISLLIVSLMIILLTFSVVLFLEMMRLSVENTISSYSIETAKNIAKQIDVAEYQKFLKEKSENDTYWALRNELNDFREKTGALYVYTVEVDEKEKHPKILIDGQPKGSDAASELGQPTSTTTYDDVFPVLKGGTNSTKILHDSEYGDYLSAFAPIKNNGKVIGILGVDIDAKKVGSIQQKVIKEQLMNFILLFVMGIGIISCISFFYIRKRLKSLETLNEVAEKIATGELNEAQNLLGKIRIKGKDEIASLSQSFKQMMTGMREMVTDITKSAYEMLETFKALSQNIESAKHSSEQITMAIRTVSSSAQQQETSMNETANAIEEMAIGVQKIAESSSLIAESSNDVMKQVERGNEEIEKAIKQIDDMRQAVMETSIKITELGNRIEEVEQILTTITEISERTNLLALNANIEAARAGEHGKGFAVVANEVRKLAEQAKHSAQKIAELIQQFQVMTKNVVREMESGTQEVEKGTKAVHKVEEVFRSIFQAVHQSNNEIQEVSAITEEMAAGSEQISASVEQSAFLTKEAASNAMKVAESVEKQMKAMEGIAASTELLGKISEKLEQAVRKFNL
- a CDS encoding DinB family protein, with amino-acid sequence MKKLTLRFFYYHSWANKQLMEHLSKLPKEIINKEINSVFPSISQTFVHMYAVDELWFLRIKGKSVNSIESKQFKTIQEINDAFTHLHKEILEFLNLEDDLERTVVYSNTKGQRFSNSIREIIYHIVNHGTYHRGNISAMIRQLGYQGISTDYIYYLRNANKE
- a CDS encoding YjdJ family protein, which gives rise to MNRMLFIFQYVLAFMLLAFSTFASWYEGSELRDIPWEWKYSAFFSKMFNGEVTESSDISQLDHFIYAAKFKPIFPMLMMFSLIYIFILSGYLLLKYNTKKLMVFHFCLGIMFLLLETMVSNSPTVGGKYFTSLFIISCVLNFIISLILFLKLRKRNGEFQNNVFKLPWKIFRIAFSS
- the sigK gene encoding RNA polymerase sporulation sigma factor SigK — its product is MSGILSAFTFLIKELAFLVSYIKNNAFPQPLSAKEEEKYLELMAKGDEQARNILIEHNLRLVAHIVKKFENTGEDVEDLISIGTIGLIKAIESYSPGKGTKLATYAARCIENEILMHLRSLKKTRKDVSLHEPIGQDKEGNEISLIDILKSEGNDIVDEIHLNMELEQIKKYIDVLDEREKEVIISRFGLDMQQEKTQREIAKELGISRSYVSRIEKRALMKMFHEFYRHEKEKRR